One window from the genome of Glycine soja cultivar W05 chromosome 12, ASM419377v2, whole genome shotgun sequence encodes:
- the LOC114380514 gene encoding uroporphyrinogen decarboxylase 1, chloroplastic-like isoform X4, whose translation MVSEDPLLVKAARGDPVSRPPAWMMRQAGRYMAVYKKLAEKYPSFRERSETTDLIVEISLQPWNAFRPDGVIIFSDILTPLPAFGVDFDIEEVRGPVIHSPIRSEEGLKVLHPIDLDRLKFVGDSLKILRQEVGGRAAVLGFVGAPWTIATYIVEGGTTRTYTTIKSMCHTAPHVLRTLLSHLTQAIADYVIFQVESGAHCIQIFDSWGGQLPPEMWERWSKPYIKEIVNLVKKKCPGVPIVLYINGNGGLLERMKDTGVDVIGLDWTVDMADGRRRLGSGIGVQGNVDPAYLFSPLDALTEEIQRVVRCAGPRRHILNLGHGVLVGTPEEAVAHFFEVARSLQFDTLFQNNTAKDPNLVT comes from the exons atggtcTCAGAAG aTCCACTATTGGTTAAGGCTGCTAGGGGGGATCCTGTTAGTCGTCCTCCGGCATGGATGATGCGCCAGGCCGGAAGGTACATGGCTGTTTACAAAAAGCTTGCTGAGAAATATCCATCCTTCCGAGAGAGGTCAGAGACAACTGATCTCATTGTGGAAATTTCTTTGCAGCCTTGGAATGCTTTCAGGCCTGATGGAGTAATTATCTTCTCGGACATCCTTACACCACTTCCTGCGTTTGGAGTTGATTTTGACATAGAAGAAGTAAGGGGACCTGTTATACATTCGCCCATTCGTTCTGAGGAAGGATTAAAGGTTTTACATCCAATTGACCTGGACAGGCTTAAATTTGTTGGAGATTCACTTAAGATACTGCGCCAAGAG gttGGTGGTCGTGCAGCTGTTTTGGGTTTTGTGGGAGCACCTTGGACAATAGCAACATATATAGTGGAAGGGGGTACAACACGCACATATACAACCATTAAGAGCATGTGCCACACTGCCCCACATGTATTGAGGACTTTGCTTTCTCATTTGACGCAGGCAATAGCTGATTACGTTATTTTCCAAGTGGAGTCTGGGGCTCATTGCATACAAATATTTGATTCATGGGGTGGACAACTACCACCTGAAATGTGGGAACGCTGGTCAAAGCCTTATATCAAAGAg ATTGTAAATTTGGTCAAGAAAAAATGCCCTGGCGTACCAATTGTTCTTTATATAAACGGAAATGGTGGCCTTCTTGAGCGTATGAAAGACACCGGAGTTGATGTTATAGGGCTAGACTGGACAGTGGATATGGCAGATGGAAGAAGAAGATTGGGTAGTGGGATAGGTGTTCAGGGAAATGTGGACCCTGCCTACTTATTCTCCCCTCTTGATGCCCTGACTGAAGAAATTCAGAG GGTTGTGAGGTGTGCGGGACCTAGACGGCATATCCTTAATCTCGGACATGGTGTTCTTGTTGGCACACCTGAAGAAGCTGTTGCACATTTCTTTGAAGTAGCTAGGAGCTTGCAGTTTGACacactttttcaaaacaatactGCAAAAGACCCTAATCTTGTAACTTAA
- the LOC114379427 gene encoding transcription factor bHLH130-like produces the protein MTGLKRFRDEDVKPFSGLNAPESQNEIRGQQPSSSALAHQLSLPNTSTEMTAIEKFLQLSDFVPSKIRAKRGCATHPRSIAERIGSLLAHAWKVGPNISLISIVCTVRYLSKLL, from the exons ATGACAGGTCTGAAGAGATTTAGAGATGAAGATGTGAAACCATTTTCTGGTTTAAATGCACCTGAAAGTCAG AATGAAATTAGAGGCCAACaaccttcttcttctgcttTGGCTCATCAATTGAGTTTGCCAAACACTTCTACAGAAATGACAGCCATTGAGAAGTTTCTTCAACTCTCGGATTTTGTTCCTAGCAAAATTCGTGCCAAGCGGGGCTGTGCCACTCACCCTAGAAGCATTGCAGAGAGG ATTGGGTCATTGCTGGCACATGCTTGGAAAGTAGGACCAAATATTTCATTAATCTCTATTGTTTGCACTGTAAGATACCTTTCTAAGCTTTTATAA
- the LOC114379118 gene encoding protein LIGHT-DEPENDENT SHORT HYPOCOTYLS 10-like has translation MSSKGKEVAEGSSTTTRPSHGGDDDHHHNQQQQLPLSRYESQKRRDWNTFGQYLRNQRPPVALSQCSSNHVLEFLRYLDQFGKTKVHSQGCLFFGQTEPPGPCTCPLRQAWGSLDALIGRLRAAYEENGGLPETNPFASGAIRVYLREVRDSQSKARGIPYKKKKKKRNVIKPNGDTSYSNLPMQ, from the coding sequence ATGTCCAGCAAGGGAAAGGAGGTAGCAGAAggatcatcaacaacaacaagacCCTCTCATGGTGGTGATGATGATCATCATCACAATCAACAACAACAGTTACCACTGAGTCGATATGAGTCTCAGAAGAGAAGAGATTGGAACACTTTTGGACAGTACCTGAGGAACCAAAGGCCTCCAGTGGCACTCTCACAGTGCAGCTCCAACCATGTTCTTGAGTTCCTTCGCTACTTGGACCAGTTTGGGAAGACCAAAGTGCACTCACAAGGGTGTTTGTTCTTTGGGCAAACTGAGCCACCAGGACCCTGCACTTGCCCTCTCAGACAAGCTTGGGGGAGCCTTGATGCTCTCATTGGAAGGTTGAGAGCTGCATATGAAGAAAATGGAGGCCTTCCTGAGACCAATCCCTTTGCAAGTGGCGCCATAAGAGTCTATCTTAGAGAGGTGAGAGATTCTCAATCTAAGGCTAGAGGAATCccttataagaagaaaaagaagaagaggaatGTTATCAAGCCCAACGGAGACACCTCCTACTCAAACTTGCCTATGCAGTAA
- the LOC114379051 gene encoding GEM-like protein 2, producing MTDESLIPIDPINIYPTMQALPSCAYSFPISLFPPPSNFVPSSVKLSWFSKQENDELSHRDYCYIFPAPVSPAESKRPNPMDKIYGAINHYGKKVEEATKQAETMVGNIRNHVRVSSRPADAAIARLIQGTKVLTSGGPDKLFQQTFGVFPGEKLLQPCACYISTNSGPLIGTLYISTKRLAFCSDSPLCHHPFSLQQHECVYYKVIVLLDQLSKVSSVRNGLNPSEKRMQVITTDGYEFHFMGFFSYDKALKAVNEALKH from the exons atgactgatgagtCATTGATTCCAATTGATCCGATAAACATATACCCAACCATGCAAGCA cTACCATCTTGTGCTTATTCCTTTCCTATCTCTCTCTTCCCTCCTCCATCAAACTTTGTACCTAGCAGTGTCAAGCTCTCTTGGTTCTCTAAACAAGAGAATGATGAGTTATCACACAGAGATTACTGTTACATTTTCCCTGCTCCCGTTTCCCCTGCAGAATCAAAAC GTCCCAATCCAATGGATAAAATATATGGTGCAATAAATCATTATGGCAAGAAGGTTGAAGAAGCAACCAAACAAGCCGAGACCATGGTTGGCAATATACGGAATCACG TAAGAGTTAGTTCTAGGCCAGCTGATGCTGCAATTGCTAGACTTATTCAAGGAACAAAGGTGCTTACATCAGGAGGACCCGATAAgctatttcaacaaacatttggGGTTTTTCCAGGAGAGAAGCTCTTACAGCCATGTGCTTGCTACATATCAACAAACTCTGGACCTCTAATTGGAACACTTTATATATCCACCAAAAGATTAGCATTTTGCAGTGACTCTCCATTGTGCCATCATCCATTCTCCCTGCAGCAGCATGAATGCGTTTATTATAAG GTGATAGTGCTGCTGGATCAGTTGAGCAAAGTCAGTTCTGTCAGAAATGGATTGAATCCATCAGAAAAACGCATGCAGGTTATCACAACAGATGGCTATGAGTTCCATTTCATGGGTTTTTTCTCATATGACAAGGCTCTCAAGGCTGTAAACGAGGCTCTAAAGCATTAA
- the LOC114380514 gene encoding uroporphyrinogen decarboxylase 1, chloroplastic-like isoform X1 gives MATSINSSSALGWKHSSLFVQSNNGFNVASPPFKHKPPRSSKFSLTCSAASSSSDPLLVKAARGDPVSRPPAWMMRQAGRYMAVYKKLAEKYPSFRERSETTDLIVEISLQPWNAFRPDGVIIFSDILTPLPAFGVDFDIEEVRGPVIHSPIRSEEGLKVLHPIDLDRLKFVGDSLKILRQEVGGRAAVLGFVGAPWTIATYIVEGGTTRTYTTIKSMCHTAPHVLRTLLSHLTQAIADYVIFQVESGAHCIQIFDSWGGQLPPEMWERWSKPYIKEIVNLVKKKCPGVPIVLYINGNGGLLERMKDTGVDVIGLDWTVDMADGRRRLGSGIGVQGNVDPAYLFSPLDALTEEIQRVVRCAGPRRHILNLGHGVLVGTPEEAVAHFFEVARSLQFDTLFQNNTAKDPNLVT, from the exons ATGGCTACTTCCATTAACAG CAGCAGTGCTCTGGGGTGGAAACATTCCTCCTTGTTCGTACAATCTAATAATGGCTTTAACGTGGCTTCGCCTCCTTTCAAACATAAACCGCCACGCTCCTCCAAGTTTTCTCTCACTTGCTCTGCCGCTTCCTCTTCTTCTG aTCCACTATTGGTTAAGGCTGCTAGGGGGGATCCTGTTAGTCGTCCTCCGGCATGGATGATGCGCCAGGCCGGAAGGTACATGGCTGTTTACAAAAAGCTTGCTGAGAAATATCCATCCTTCCGAGAGAGGTCAGAGACAACTGATCTCATTGTGGAAATTTCTTTGCAGCCTTGGAATGCTTTCAGGCCTGATGGAGTAATTATCTTCTCGGACATCCTTACACCACTTCCTGCGTTTGGAGTTGATTTTGACATAGAAGAAGTAAGGGGACCTGTTATACATTCGCCCATTCGTTCTGAGGAAGGATTAAAGGTTTTACATCCAATTGACCTGGACAGGCTTAAATTTGTTGGAGATTCACTTAAGATACTGCGCCAAGAG gttGGTGGTCGTGCAGCTGTTTTGGGTTTTGTGGGAGCACCTTGGACAATAGCAACATATATAGTGGAAGGGGGTACAACACGCACATATACAACCATTAAGAGCATGTGCCACACTGCCCCACATGTATTGAGGACTTTGCTTTCTCATTTGACGCAGGCAATAGCTGATTACGTTATTTTCCAAGTGGAGTCTGGGGCTCATTGCATACAAATATTTGATTCATGGGGTGGACAACTACCACCTGAAATGTGGGAACGCTGGTCAAAGCCTTATATCAAAGAg ATTGTAAATTTGGTCAAGAAAAAATGCCCTGGCGTACCAATTGTTCTTTATATAAACGGAAATGGTGGCCTTCTTGAGCGTATGAAAGACACCGGAGTTGATGTTATAGGGCTAGACTGGACAGTGGATATGGCAGATGGAAGAAGAAGATTGGGTAGTGGGATAGGTGTTCAGGGAAATGTGGACCCTGCCTACTTATTCTCCCCTCTTGATGCCCTGACTGAAGAAATTCAGAG GGTTGTGAGGTGTGCGGGACCTAGACGGCATATCCTTAATCTCGGACATGGTGTTCTTGTTGGCACACCTGAAGAAGCTGTTGCACATTTCTTTGAAGTAGCTAGGAGCTTGCAGTTTGACacactttttcaaaacaatactGCAAAAGACCCTAATCTTGTAACTTAA
- the LOC114380514 gene encoding uroporphyrinogen decarboxylase 1, chloroplastic-like isoform X2 produces the protein MATSINSSALGWKHSSLFVQSNNGFNVASPPFKHKPPRSSKFSLTCSAASSSSDPLLVKAARGDPVSRPPAWMMRQAGRYMAVYKKLAEKYPSFRERSETTDLIVEISLQPWNAFRPDGVIIFSDILTPLPAFGVDFDIEEVRGPVIHSPIRSEEGLKVLHPIDLDRLKFVGDSLKILRQEVGGRAAVLGFVGAPWTIATYIVEGGTTRTYTTIKSMCHTAPHVLRTLLSHLTQAIADYVIFQVESGAHCIQIFDSWGGQLPPEMWERWSKPYIKEIVNLVKKKCPGVPIVLYINGNGGLLERMKDTGVDVIGLDWTVDMADGRRRLGSGIGVQGNVDPAYLFSPLDALTEEIQRVVRCAGPRRHILNLGHGVLVGTPEEAVAHFFEVARSLQFDTLFQNNTAKDPNLVT, from the exons ATGGCTACTTCCATTAACAG CAGTGCTCTGGGGTGGAAACATTCCTCCTTGTTCGTACAATCTAATAATGGCTTTAACGTGGCTTCGCCTCCTTTCAAACATAAACCGCCACGCTCCTCCAAGTTTTCTCTCACTTGCTCTGCCGCTTCCTCTTCTTCTG aTCCACTATTGGTTAAGGCTGCTAGGGGGGATCCTGTTAGTCGTCCTCCGGCATGGATGATGCGCCAGGCCGGAAGGTACATGGCTGTTTACAAAAAGCTTGCTGAGAAATATCCATCCTTCCGAGAGAGGTCAGAGACAACTGATCTCATTGTGGAAATTTCTTTGCAGCCTTGGAATGCTTTCAGGCCTGATGGAGTAATTATCTTCTCGGACATCCTTACACCACTTCCTGCGTTTGGAGTTGATTTTGACATAGAAGAAGTAAGGGGACCTGTTATACATTCGCCCATTCGTTCTGAGGAAGGATTAAAGGTTTTACATCCAATTGACCTGGACAGGCTTAAATTTGTTGGAGATTCACTTAAGATACTGCGCCAAGAG gttGGTGGTCGTGCAGCTGTTTTGGGTTTTGTGGGAGCACCTTGGACAATAGCAACATATATAGTGGAAGGGGGTACAACACGCACATATACAACCATTAAGAGCATGTGCCACACTGCCCCACATGTATTGAGGACTTTGCTTTCTCATTTGACGCAGGCAATAGCTGATTACGTTATTTTCCAAGTGGAGTCTGGGGCTCATTGCATACAAATATTTGATTCATGGGGTGGACAACTACCACCTGAAATGTGGGAACGCTGGTCAAAGCCTTATATCAAAGAg ATTGTAAATTTGGTCAAGAAAAAATGCCCTGGCGTACCAATTGTTCTTTATATAAACGGAAATGGTGGCCTTCTTGAGCGTATGAAAGACACCGGAGTTGATGTTATAGGGCTAGACTGGACAGTGGATATGGCAGATGGAAGAAGAAGATTGGGTAGTGGGATAGGTGTTCAGGGAAATGTGGACCCTGCCTACTTATTCTCCCCTCTTGATGCCCTGACTGAAGAAATTCAGAG GGTTGTGAGGTGTGCGGGACCTAGACGGCATATCCTTAATCTCGGACATGGTGTTCTTGTTGGCACACCTGAAGAAGCTGTTGCACATTTCTTTGAAGTAGCTAGGAGCTTGCAGTTTGACacactttttcaaaacaatactGCAAAAGACCCTAATCTTGTAACTTAA
- the LOC114380514 gene encoding uroporphyrinogen decarboxylase 1, chloroplastic-like isoform X3 produces MATSINSALGWKHSSLFVQSNNGFNVASPPFKHKPPRSSKFSLTCSAASSSSDPLLVKAARGDPVSRPPAWMMRQAGRYMAVYKKLAEKYPSFRERSETTDLIVEISLQPWNAFRPDGVIIFSDILTPLPAFGVDFDIEEVRGPVIHSPIRSEEGLKVLHPIDLDRLKFVGDSLKILRQEVGGRAAVLGFVGAPWTIATYIVEGGTTRTYTTIKSMCHTAPHVLRTLLSHLTQAIADYVIFQVESGAHCIQIFDSWGGQLPPEMWERWSKPYIKEIVNLVKKKCPGVPIVLYINGNGGLLERMKDTGVDVIGLDWTVDMADGRRRLGSGIGVQGNVDPAYLFSPLDALTEEIQRVVRCAGPRRHILNLGHGVLVGTPEEAVAHFFEVARSLQFDTLFQNNTAKDPNLVT; encoded by the exons ATGGCTACTTCCATTAACAG TGCTCTGGGGTGGAAACATTCCTCCTTGTTCGTACAATCTAATAATGGCTTTAACGTGGCTTCGCCTCCTTTCAAACATAAACCGCCACGCTCCTCCAAGTTTTCTCTCACTTGCTCTGCCGCTTCCTCTTCTTCTG aTCCACTATTGGTTAAGGCTGCTAGGGGGGATCCTGTTAGTCGTCCTCCGGCATGGATGATGCGCCAGGCCGGAAGGTACATGGCTGTTTACAAAAAGCTTGCTGAGAAATATCCATCCTTCCGAGAGAGGTCAGAGACAACTGATCTCATTGTGGAAATTTCTTTGCAGCCTTGGAATGCTTTCAGGCCTGATGGAGTAATTATCTTCTCGGACATCCTTACACCACTTCCTGCGTTTGGAGTTGATTTTGACATAGAAGAAGTAAGGGGACCTGTTATACATTCGCCCATTCGTTCTGAGGAAGGATTAAAGGTTTTACATCCAATTGACCTGGACAGGCTTAAATTTGTTGGAGATTCACTTAAGATACTGCGCCAAGAG gttGGTGGTCGTGCAGCTGTTTTGGGTTTTGTGGGAGCACCTTGGACAATAGCAACATATATAGTGGAAGGGGGTACAACACGCACATATACAACCATTAAGAGCATGTGCCACACTGCCCCACATGTATTGAGGACTTTGCTTTCTCATTTGACGCAGGCAATAGCTGATTACGTTATTTTCCAAGTGGAGTCTGGGGCTCATTGCATACAAATATTTGATTCATGGGGTGGACAACTACCACCTGAAATGTGGGAACGCTGGTCAAAGCCTTATATCAAAGAg ATTGTAAATTTGGTCAAGAAAAAATGCCCTGGCGTACCAATTGTTCTTTATATAAACGGAAATGGTGGCCTTCTTGAGCGTATGAAAGACACCGGAGTTGATGTTATAGGGCTAGACTGGACAGTGGATATGGCAGATGGAAGAAGAAGATTGGGTAGTGGGATAGGTGTTCAGGGAAATGTGGACCCTGCCTACTTATTCTCCCCTCTTGATGCCCTGACTGAAGAAATTCAGAG GGTTGTGAGGTGTGCGGGACCTAGACGGCATATCCTTAATCTCGGACATGGTGTTCTTGTTGGCACACCTGAAGAAGCTGTTGCACATTTCTTTGAAGTAGCTAGGAGCTTGCAGTTTGACacactttttcaaaacaatactGCAAAAGACCCTAATCTTGTAACTTAA